GAGTCGTCGATGGCGCCCTTCAGGTCCTTCTTCTTTTTGATGAAACCATACTTCAGGAGGAGGTCCTGCATGGCCTCCAGGAGCTCCGGCCGGACCCGGGGCGGCAGGTCGTACTGAGGGATCATCATCCCCGCGTACTCCGCCTTCATCATCAAGCCCTTGTCCCATGACTTGTCGACCTTCTCCGGCGGGAGCGTGCGCTCGTAGGCGATCCGCTTGATGTAGGCGTTGACGACCTTCTGCACCAAGTCCGGATGCCGGGCGATGAAATCGTTGCGGAAGACCAGGACGGCCTGGGACATTTCCGGGTTGAGCCAATTCAGGGGCCGGTAGGGGTAAAGGTATCTCTCCAACGCGTGCGCGGTCATCAGGTGATAGTAGCCCCCGTCGACCTCCTTGTTCTCGAGCTGCCGGGCGATTTCGTCGTCAGGGACCTGCGCCAGGACCTTGATGGTGGGGTCGTCGCCCATGCCGATGGACGCGAGGAATTCCTTCAGGAAGATGTAATCCCCCGGCCCGGCGCGCCGCGTGACCAAGGTCTTGCCGTGGAAATCGGCCGGGGAGTTGATGACCACGCCCTTGCGCAGCGCGATCACGTGCCCCGGCCGAGCCCGGGTGTCGTAGCCCAGCAGCGCCACCGCGGTGATGGGCTTGTCCTCGGCCACGCACTGGATGAAGGAGCTCTCCCCGATGGTCCCGGCGTCCACCTTCCCCGCCAGCATAGCGTCCACGATCTCCGTGCCGCGCATCTTGGAGAACTCTTCGAAGCCCAGCCCCTTCTGGTGCTTCATGATCTCGTCATGCGTCCTGGGGAGCTTGTAGACGGTGCGGTCGTGCAGGCCCGCGGTGTATAGCTCGACGGGAACGCCCGCCGCCTCGAAATAGCCCTCGACATAGGTCCGGTAGACGACGTTGGTGCGGCCGCCGTGGAAATAGCCGATGCGCACGGGCGCGCTCGAAACGCCGGGTTGCTCCGCCGCGGCCCGGAGAGCCGACGGCCGGGATAGGGCGCCCAGCAGAACGCAGGACCAGCAGCAGGCACGCTTCAGCATTTGAAATCCACCTCCACGCGAGGCATCCGGGAGGCCGCCGCCGCCAGCCGGCCGCCTTGGCGCAGTTCCAGGAGCCAAGCGCGCCCCCCCGGAGCACCGCCGGGGCCGAAGGTGAAGACCTGCGGGCCGGGATGCTTCAAGAACCAGTCCCGGGTGCGGTTGCCGCGGCCCCAGGGCGGGATGCCCGCGGCCGCCAAGCGCTTCTGCCTGAATCCGGCTTCCCTGATGGCCGCCAAAGACCTGTGCGGGGCGGACCAGGCCACGAGCGGGTTGTAGACGCGGCCGAGCGGGGAAAGGGCCTGGCCGGCTTGGCGGATGAACCGGGCGTTGAGTCCGCCCCCGTCCGGGCCCCCGTCGACCGCAGCGCGCAGGCGCTCCGGAACTCCGGGCGCGACCAGCCGGCCCGGGAACTGCGGTGCATTGTAGATGACCGCGTCCGCCCGCAGCCCGCGCCGGACCAAAGGCGCGACCAGATCCCCCTGGAAGAAGCGGCAGCGGTCCGCCACGCCGTTGCGGCGCGCGTTGCGGCGCGCGCAGCGCAGGGCCGCGGGGTTGATGTCCGTGCCGAAGACCCGGCCCGCGCCGAGCTTGGCGGCGAGGATGGCGTGCAGCCCGCTGCCCGCGCCCACGTCGCAGAAGGTCTCGCCCGGGACCACGCGCATGTGCGCGGCCGTGAACCAGGACATCAGGTTCGGCACGAAGACGTCCTCCTCGTGGATGTCCAGCGTGAGCGCGCAGCCTTGGACGCGGCAGGTTATCTTGTACATAAGATGACGGCGCGGGATAATTTTACCATTTAGCCAAGAGTCGCCGTCCCCGCGGGGCAAATGATAACATCTCGACGGACATGAAGATCGCCGCCCCCCTGCGCGCCCCCGACGAACTCGAGCCGCTGGCCCGGGCCGGGGCGGGCGAGGTCTTCTGCGGCGTCTTGGACCTGGGCGCCCGGCCCGACTATTTCCCTAACGGCCGGTCCCAGCCCTCCGCCAACCTGGCCTCCTTCCGCGAGCTGGAGCAGGTCGCGGCCCTCGGCCGCGCCCGCGGCGTGGCCGTGATGTTCTGCGCCAACGCTCCGCAGGGCCGCGTCCAGACCGGTTGGCTCAAGGACGACATCCTCCGGGCTTGCGCCGCGGGCGTCTCCGGAATCGTCCTGGCAGACCACTGCCTGCTGCCCTGGGCGGCGCGCCAGGCGCCCGGCCTGACCTTGGCCATGGGTACGCTGTCCCCCGCTCTCAACCGGCCGACCCTGGACCTCCTGGCCGGCTGCGGCGCCAAGCGGGTCGTGCTTGAGCGCCTGCTGACTTTGGCCGAGATCGCGGGCCTCACCGCCCATGCCCGGGGCCTGGGCCTGAAGACCGAGGTCCTCATCGCCACGGCCTGCGTCCATATCAACGCTTTCTGCCACTACCATCAGCTGCACGCCCGCTGGGAGGGCGACCTCCAGGCCTTGACCCGGGGGCCTTACGCTCCCTGCCGGCAGCCGCAACAGATCGAGGTCTGGGACGCCGGCCGGCCGCTGGGAGCCCGCGCCGCGGCCGCGGCCCAGCCCTGGGGCTTCTGCGCGCTCTGCTCCTTGCCCCAGCTGCAGGAAGCGGGCGTCGCCTACATCAAGGTCCCCGGCCGCGAGAACCCCATCGAGGAGCGGCTGCGGCGCGTGAGCATGGTCCGCCGCTGCCTCTTGGACCGCGAAGCCGGCCCCCGGCTGCACCGCGAGTTCCTGGGCCGCGACTGCTCTTGGCAGGACTGCCAGCACTACGAGGTCTACGCGCGGCGCCGAGGCGAGTCATGACCCCGCCCGGCGGCGAATGCGCGCTGTTCCTGCGCCGTGTGCCTGCTGCGGGACTATCCCCGGGCCGGCTGTACATCGGCGACGAGACCTGCGAGCGGCGGCTGCCCTCGGAGGAACTGCTGGCCTGGATCGAGGGAGAGTGCCCCGCGCCGCACTGGCCGCTGACTGTGGCCACGCCGCCCCTGACCGACTCCGGCCTCGCGCTCCTGGAAGGCGTACTGCGGCGCTTGAGCCGGATGCGGCCCGGAGGATTCGAGGTCGCGGTCAACGATCTAGGCGCCCTGGAGTTGCTGCGCGGCTTTCCCAAGGCTGAGCCCGTGTGCGGCCGCCTGCTCGCCGGCCGCTACATGCACTTCCCCGAATTTCCGGACGAGTTCCTGGATTTCCTGGCCGTCCGCGGCATCAGCCGCGTGGAGATCAACTCCCGCAGCCAGCTCCAGACCACGCGCGAGCAGCTCCGGAGCCGCGGCCTGCGCGCGCATTTCCATTGGCCCCACATGTTCGTGGCGGTGACCCGCTTCTGCGCCGCTGCTGACGGGTTCGCCGGGCATCCGCGCGACGCCATCGCCGCCTGCAGCCGCGGCTGCGAGCGGTTCACGGGGACCTACGCTGTGGGGGGGACGGAGCTCCTGGTCTGCGGCAACGCCCTATGGACCAAGCACCCCGGCCCAGCTCAGCCGCCGGAAGAGGCCGACCGCATCGTGTCCGACGAGCTCATGCCAGCCCCCCCCCAATTGCACTGATTGAGGACGCAGGGCCGGTGGCAGCGGCGGATCTCCCCGCGTCGGGCCCGCGCCGCGGCGCCGCTCCAGAGCCGGTCCAGCGGGATTTTCCCGGCGTCTCCGATGGGCTCCCTGCCGA
This genomic stretch from Elusimicrobiota bacterium harbors:
- a CDS encoding 50S ribosomal protein L11 methyltransferase codes for the protein MYKITCRVQGCALTLDIHEEDVFVPNLMSWFTAAHMRVVPGETFCDVGAGSGLHAILAAKLGAGRVFGTDINPAALRCARRNARRNGVADRCRFFQGDLVAPLVRRGLRADAVIYNAPQFPGRLVAPGVPERLRAAVDGGPDGGGLNARFIRQAGQALSPLGRVYNPLVAWSAPHRSLAAIREAGFRQKRLAAAGIPPWGRGNRTRDWFLKHPGPQVFTFGPGGAPGGRAWLLELRQGGRLAAAASRMPRVEVDFKC
- a CDS encoding U32 family peptidase, with product MKIAAPLRAPDELEPLARAGAGEVFCGVLDLGARPDYFPNGRSQPSANLASFRELEQVAALGRARGVAVMFCANAPQGRVQTGWLKDDILRACAAGVSGIVLADHCLLPWAARQAPGLTLAMGTLSPALNRPTLDLLAGCGAKRVVLERLLTLAEIAGLTAHARGLGLKTEVLIATACVHINAFCHYHQLHARWEGDLQALTRGPYAPCRQPQQIEVWDAGRPLGARAAAAAQPWGFCALCSLPQLQEAGVAYIKVPGRENPIEERLRRVSMVRRCLLDREAGPRLHREFLGRDCSWQDCQHYEVYARRRGES